In Anaerobacillus isosaccharinicus, one genomic interval encodes:
- a CDS encoding Rdx family protein, whose amino-acid sequence MSYTIEVQFCMQUNYAPKAASFAEEMFNHFRSEITKLELIPSSGGAFEVTVNGIKVYSKLETGSFPETEEIFEKMENF is encoded by the coding sequence ATGAGTTATACAATCGAAGTGCAATTTTGTATGCAGTGAAACTATGCACCTAAAGCTGCGAGTTTCGCAGAAGAGATGTTTAACCATTTCAGATCTGAAATTACCAAGCTAGAGCTAATTCCTAGTTCAGGTGGCGCTTTTGAAGTCACAGTTAACGGAATTAAGGTTTATTCGAAACTTGAAACAGGATCCTTCCCTGAGACAGAAGAAATTTTTGAAAAAATGGAGAATTTTTAA
- the selA gene encoding L-seryl-tRNA(Sec) selenium transferase has translation MKQFLRELPAIHILKSDEHFLQYCESFNLNDHEMTDLVQVEIDKLRKDLLNGELEETPPNKETLTRLVFERLLKKLEKYEPFYLRRVINGTGTILHTNLGRAKLSDVAIEQVIQTAKNYSNLEFKIEEGKRGSRHDIIEAVIQRMTGAEAAMVVNNNAAAVYLILRALAKDKEVIVSRGQLVEIGGSFRVSSIMEESGAKLVEVGTTNKTHLYDYENSINEETAMILKVHTSNFKTVGFTASVESDELVELSNKHDGIIFYEDLGSGALYDFRQHGIGDEPVVSKVIEMGVDLVSFSGDKLLGGPQAGIIAGKKELIQKLKKHQLARVLRVDKMTLAALEGTLKAYENGTAMKEIPTVRDILASEQEIEARAQAFINHVEQVCTSYTCKLVDEVSQIGGGTMPTEEIATKAVAIVSNAHSVNDIAEKLRLNKPAIVSRTKADHVILDFRTITTEEILMVVEALKKIEASN, from the coding sequence ATGAAACAGTTTTTACGTGAATTACCAGCGATACATATACTGAAATCGGACGAGCACTTTCTTCAATATTGTGAAAGCTTTAATTTAAATGATCACGAGATGACGGATCTTGTTCAAGTTGAAATCGACAAGCTTCGCAAAGATCTGTTGAACGGGGAGTTAGAAGAAACGCCACCGAATAAGGAGACTTTAACACGACTCGTTTTTGAGCGATTATTAAAGAAATTGGAAAAATATGAACCGTTTTACTTAAGAAGAGTGATCAATGGGACAGGAACGATACTGCATACAAATTTAGGACGTGCCAAATTAAGTGACGTTGCTATAGAGCAAGTAATTCAAACAGCGAAGAACTATTCAAACTTAGAGTTTAAAATTGAAGAAGGGAAACGTGGCTCTAGGCATGACATAATTGAAGCCGTCATTCAAAGGATGACCGGTGCCGAAGCGGCTATGGTCGTCAATAATAATGCTGCTGCTGTTTATTTAATCTTACGGGCATTAGCGAAAGATAAAGAGGTCATCGTGTCCCGGGGGCAATTAGTGGAAATAGGTGGTTCGTTTCGAGTTTCGTCCATTATGGAAGAAAGTGGTGCTAAACTTGTTGAAGTAGGGACAACAAATAAGACCCACTTGTATGATTATGAAAATTCGATCAATGAAGAAACGGCGATGATTTTGAAGGTCCATACGAGTAATTTTAAAACTGTTGGTTTTACAGCTTCTGTAGAATCAGATGAATTAGTGGAGTTATCTAACAAACATGATGGAATTATTTTCTATGAAGACCTAGGTAGTGGGGCTTTGTATGATTTTAGGCAGCATGGAATTGGTGATGAGCCCGTCGTTTCTAAAGTAATTGAAATGGGTGTTGATCTAGTTTCATTTAGTGGAGATAAGCTTTTAGGTGGGCCGCAAGCCGGGATTATTGCTGGTAAAAAGGAATTAATTCAAAAGCTAAAGAAACATCAATTAGCACGTGTTTTACGTGTGGATAAGATGACGTTAGCTGCCCTTGAAGGGACTTTAAAGGCTTATGAAAATGGAACGGCTATGAAGGAAATTCCTACGGTGAGAGACATATTAGCTTCTGAACAAGAAATTGAAGCGAGAGCTCAAGCTTTTATCAATCATGTTGAACAGGTATGTACAAGCTACACATGTAAGCTAGTTGATGAGGTTTCACAAATTGGCGGTGGTACAATGCCGACAGAGGAAATTGCTACAAAAGCAGTTGCGATTGTATCGAACGCTCACTCGGTAAATGACATCGCGGAAAAATTAAGGTTAAATAAACCGGCAATTGTTTCAAGGACGAAAGCTGATCATGTAATTTTAGATTTTCGGACAATCACAACAGAAGAAATTCTAATGGTCGTCGAGGCATTGAAAAAAATCGAAGCTAGTAATTAA
- a CDS encoding small acid-soluble spore protein P, producing MTEKNTYKDQRKNSPKGHNQGQPEPLSGSKKVKKHNHVGQTDGES from the coding sequence ATGACTGAAAAAAACACATATAAAGATCAACGTAAAAATTCACCAAAAGGTCATAACCAAGGTCAACCAGAACCTCTAAGTGGCTCAAAAAAAGTGAAGAAACATAACCATGTTGGGCAAACAGACGGCGAAAGCTAA
- the sspO gene encoding small acid-soluble spore protein O → MAKRKANHVRPGMNDASAQGIGTGYNEEFSNEPLTEAQKQNNKKTKKRQ, encoded by the coding sequence ATGGCAAAACGTAAAGCAAATCACGTTCGACCAGGAATGAACGACGCTAGTGCTCAAGGTATTGGAACAGGATATAATGAAGAGTTTTCAAATGAGCCTTTAACTGAAGCACAAAAACAAAACAATAAAAAGACAAAAAAGCGTCAATAG
- the acnA gene encoding aconitate hydratase AcnA yields the protein MTKEKNLYNSRSSFQVNGKEYNFYKLQAIEEAGVGSVTKLPYSIKILLESVLRQFDGSVIKEEHVENLAKWGTNEVKDIDVPFKPSRVILQDFTGVPAVVDLASLRKAMADLGGDPNKINPAIPVDLVVDHSVQVDEFGSSDSLSKNMDLEFERNEERYKFLSWAQTSFDNYRAVPPATGIVHQVNLEYLASVVQTVEKDGVLEAFPDSLVGTDSHTTMINGLGILGWGVGGIEAEAGMLQQPSYFPVPEVIGVKLLGSLPNGTTATDLALKVTQVLREKKVVGKFVEFFGPGLSEMPLADRATVSNMAPEYGATCGFFPVDDEALNYLRLSGRSEEQIAIVEAYCKANSLFYTPDSEDPIFTDVVEINLSDIEPNLSGPKRPQDLIPLSAMKTEWNKALKAPAGSSGFGLSDEEIAKQVTVQHPNGESSTFGTGSVMIAAITSCTNTSNPFVMLGAGLLAKKAVEKGLKVPAYVKTSLAPGSKVVTGYLNEAGLTSYLDQLGFNTVGYGCTTCIGNSGPLPQEIEKAIAENDLTVTSVLSGNRNFEGRIHALVKANYLASPPLVVAYALAGNVNFDLQNDSFGKDKDGNDVFFKDIWPTTEEVKAAMAQAVKPELFKKEYERVFEENQRWNDLKTTEENLYSFDPDSTYIQNPPFFENLSPEPEEVKELTGLNVIAKFGDSITTDHISPAGSIGKDTPAGKYLVSKGIAPADFNSYGSRRGNHEVMMRGTFANIRIKNQIALGTEGGYTTYWPTGEIMAIYDACMKYKEEGTGLIVLAGKDYGMGSSRDWAAKGTNLLGIKTVIAESFERIHRSNLVLMGVLPLQFKDGESPETLGLTGKEVFNVQVTDDIKPRDLVTVVATNKETGEEKKFEVVARFDSEVEIDYYRHGGILPMVLRAKLAEEKANA from the coding sequence ATGACAAAGGAAAAAAATCTTTATAATTCACGTTCATCGTTTCAAGTAAACGGAAAAGAGTATAATTTTTACAAGCTGCAAGCAATTGAAGAGGCTGGTGTTGGTAGCGTTACCAAACTTCCTTATTCTATTAAAATTTTACTTGAGTCTGTTTTACGTCAATTTGATGGTTCAGTAATCAAAGAAGAACATGTTGAAAACTTAGCAAAATGGGGAACAAACGAAGTCAAAGATATTGATGTACCTTTCAAGCCTTCTCGTGTTATTTTACAAGACTTTACAGGGGTACCAGCTGTTGTAGATTTAGCCTCTTTACGTAAGGCAATGGCAGATTTAGGTGGAGATCCTAATAAGATTAACCCAGCTATTCCAGTTGATCTAGTAGTTGACCATTCAGTACAAGTAGATGAGTTTGGTTCTAGTGACTCATTAAGCAAAAATATGGATCTTGAATTTGAAAGAAATGAAGAGCGTTACAAGTTCTTAAGCTGGGCGCAAACCTCATTTGATAATTACCGTGCTGTACCACCAGCAACAGGAATTGTTCACCAAGTTAACTTGGAGTACTTAGCAAGCGTTGTTCAAACAGTTGAAAAAGACGGTGTATTAGAAGCATTCCCAGACTCTTTAGTTGGGACAGACTCTCATACGACAATGATTAACGGCCTTGGTATTCTTGGATGGGGTGTTGGTGGAATTGAAGCGGAAGCAGGAATGCTTCAACAACCTTCGTATTTCCCAGTTCCTGAAGTTATTGGTGTTAAATTACTAGGTTCACTTCCAAATGGAACAACTGCAACAGATTTAGCATTAAAGGTTACACAAGTACTTCGTGAGAAAAAGGTTGTTGGGAAATTCGTTGAATTCTTCGGACCTGGACTTTCTGAAATGCCTTTGGCAGATCGTGCAACAGTTTCAAATATGGCACCTGAGTATGGTGCAACATGTGGTTTCTTCCCAGTTGACGACGAAGCCCTTAATTACCTACGTCTTTCAGGTAGATCAGAAGAGCAAATTGCCATTGTAGAAGCATATTGCAAAGCAAACAGCTTATTCTATACTCCTGATAGTGAAGATCCGATCTTTACAGATGTAGTAGAAATTAATTTATCAGATATCGAGCCAAATCTTTCAGGACCAAAACGTCCTCAAGATTTAATTCCACTTTCAGCTATGAAGACAGAGTGGAACAAGGCGTTAAAAGCACCTGCAGGAAGCAGTGGTTTCGGTCTTTCTGATGAAGAGATTGCAAAGCAAGTAACGGTTCAACATCCAAATGGTGAGTCGTCGACATTTGGTACAGGTTCAGTCATGATCGCAGCAATCACAAGCTGTACTAATACATCAAATCCATTCGTTATGCTTGGTGCTGGTTTACTAGCGAAAAAAGCCGTTGAAAAAGGGCTTAAAGTACCAGCTTATGTAAAAACAAGCTTAGCACCTGGATCAAAAGTTGTAACAGGTTACTTAAATGAAGCAGGCTTAACTTCTTACCTTGATCAATTAGGATTCAATACAGTTGGATACGGCTGTACAACTTGTATCGGAAACTCAGGTCCACTTCCTCAAGAAATTGAGAAAGCAATTGCTGAAAATGACTTAACCGTTACTTCAGTACTGAGCGGAAACCGTAACTTTGAAGGAAGAATTCATGCTTTAGTAAAAGCCAACTACTTAGCATCACCACCTCTAGTAGTTGCTTATGCACTTGCTGGTAACGTAAATTTTGATCTTCAAAACGATTCGTTTGGTAAAGACAAAGATGGCAACGATGTTTTCTTTAAAGACATATGGCCAACAACTGAAGAAGTTAAAGCTGCTATGGCGCAAGCTGTTAAGCCTGAGCTATTCAAGAAAGAATACGAGCGTGTTTTTGAAGAAAATCAACGTTGGAACGATCTTAAGACTACTGAAGAAAATCTTTATAGTTTTGATCCAGATTCAACATATATTCAAAATCCGCCATTCTTTGAAAACTTATCTCCTGAGCCAGAAGAAGTTAAAGAACTTACAGGATTAAACGTGATTGCTAAGTTTGGTGATTCAATTACGACGGACCATATTTCTCCTGCAGGTTCAATTGGGAAAGACACACCAGCTGGAAAATACCTAGTGTCTAAAGGAATTGCACCAGCAGACTTTAACTCTTATGGATCACGTCGTGGTAATCACGAAGTTATGATGAGAGGAACATTTGCAAACATCCGTATCAAAAACCAAATTGCCCTTGGTACAGAAGGTGGATATACAACGTACTGGCCTACTGGTGAAATCATGGCTATTTATGATGCGTGCATGAAGTATAAAGAAGAAGGAACAGGCTTAATCGTTCTTGCTGGTAAAGATTACGGAATGGGAAGTTCACGTGACTGGGCAGCAAAAGGAACAAACCTCCTTGGCATTAAAACAGTGATTGCAGAAAGCTTTGAAAGAATTCACCGCAGTAACTTAGTGTTAATGGGAGTGTTACCACTTCAATTTAAAGATGGTGAAAGCCCAGAAACTCTTGGCTTAACAGGGAAAGAAGTATTTAATGTTCAAGTAACAGATGATATCAAACCAAGAGATTTAGTAACAGTAGTTGCTACAAACAAAGAAACTGGCGAAGAAAAGAAATTTGAAGTAGTCGCTCGTTTTGATAGTGAAGTGGAAATTGATTACTATCGTCATGGTGGTATCTTACCAATGGTACTTCGTGCTAAGCTTGCCGAAGAAAAAGCTAACGCTTAA
- a CDS encoding DUF1657 domain-containing protein: protein MTIQTQMQQAIASAQTVEASLTQFSLETENQQMKQLYSQLAEQQRGIVTQLEGRYQQILHEEPQFNQNP, encoded by the coding sequence GTGACTATTCAAACGCAAATGCAACAAGCCATTGCCTCTGCACAAACTGTTGAGGCAAGCCTTACACAATTCTCATTAGAAACTGAGAACCAACAAATGAAACAATTGTATAGTCAGTTAGCAGAGCAACAACGTGGTATTGTCACGCAACTTGAAGGACGGTATCAACAAATTCTTCATGAAGAACCACAATTTAATCAAAATCCATAA